The following coding sequences lie in one Apium graveolens cultivar Ventura chromosome 3, ASM990537v1, whole genome shotgun sequence genomic window:
- the LOC141714540 gene encoding putative serine/threonine-protein kinase PBL21: MFIAHKNAALSTPDVKGGCMYGVNSSRFPPPKVKGIQVFTYKDLEVATEKFSETNVIGNGGFGVVYKGILSDGKMAAVKMLHRKGMQGDRAFRQEVDLLSTLHSPYLMELLGYCADQHYRLLIFEFTPNSTLQ; this comes from the exons ATGTTCATTGCTCACAAAAATGCAGCTCTTTCTACTCCAG ACGTGAAAGGAGGGTGTATGTATGGAGTAAACTCGAGCAGATTCCCTCCACCAAAAGTTAAAGGCATACAAGTTTTCACATACAAGGACCTTGAAGTGGCCACAGAGAAATTTAGCGAAACTAATGTTATTGGAAATGGAGGATTTGGAGTGGTTTACAAAGGAATATTGAGTGATGGGAAAATGGCAGCAGTGAAGATGTTACACAGGAAAGGGATGCAAGGGGATAGAGCTTTCAGGCAAGAG GTGGATTTACTAAGCACCCTGCACTCTCCATACCTGATGGAGCTTCTAGGCTACTGTGCCGACCAGCACTACCGTCTCTTGATATTTGAATTTACGCCCAATAGTACTCTACAGTAG